A single Desulfatibacillum aliphaticivorans DSM 15576 DNA region contains:
- a CDS encoding B12-binding domain-containing radical SAM protein has translation MNPRANNCKILIVSPPLSRIRFNLSGIMPMQPLGIAALAGYLRKKGLDVELLDSVALRHTTDQTLWEILKRSPQIVGFSTTIFNIAHTHVIIRRLKEIRPEIKTVMGGYGVVFPSEMLGSKLEEIDFFIRGEGEEAFWKLVCAIQGKADVEEVPGLIWRENGRVRQNPPSPPLDPNSLPLPALDLLPKAPYSMHPPFNIKPPLCLVETARGCGWQCNFCSLSRDLRQKSVERVREEIAWAKRIFKAREVHFVDPTFTAGRKRLFELTAMIKKDFPGLAWSCKSRVDLMDYEAARRMAGAGCHIVSLGMESGSQKMLNAMNKAVTVEQSVRAVRALKKAGVRSLVYIMFGAPGETDQTVRQTMDLLERIRPDYALFAGLMPDPLSALLRRKSSEGVLSQEDVFNFYYNNSAAGTPLENDSFTEIPMADINRWVKDAYTSFYVNPRYMASRLFASKSLREIKNLAHGAIMLAKDALFPPGP, from the coding sequence ATGAACCCAAGGGCCAACAATTGCAAAATTCTCATTGTATCCCCTCCCCTTTCGCGCATCCGGTTTAACCTGAGCGGCATCATGCCCATGCAGCCCTTGGGGATTGCGGCCCTGGCCGGCTATCTGCGGAAAAAGGGGCTGGACGTGGAACTTCTGGACAGCGTGGCGTTGCGGCATACAACCGATCAAACTTTATGGGAGATTCTCAAGCGGAGCCCTCAGATCGTCGGTTTTTCCACCACCATATTCAACATCGCCCACACCCACGTCATCATTCGGCGTTTGAAGGAAATTCGCCCGGAAATCAAAACGGTCATGGGCGGATACGGAGTCGTGTTTCCGTCGGAGATGCTGGGAAGCAAATTGGAGGAGATCGACTTTTTCATCAGGGGTGAAGGGGAAGAAGCGTTTTGGAAGCTGGTTTGCGCTATCCAGGGTAAAGCGGACGTTGAAGAGGTTCCCGGCCTTATCTGGCGGGAAAACGGCCGGGTCAGGCAAAATCCTCCCAGCCCGCCGTTAGATCCCAACTCCCTGCCGTTGCCGGCCCTGGATCTGTTGCCCAAGGCGCCCTATTCCATGCATCCCCCGTTTAACATCAAGCCGCCGCTCTGCCTTGTGGAGACCGCCCGAGGATGCGGCTGGCAGTGCAATTTCTGCAGCCTGTCCAGGGACCTTCGACAAAAGAGCGTTGAGCGGGTCAGGGAGGAAATCGCATGGGCCAAACGAATATTCAAAGCGCGCGAAGTGCATTTTGTGGACCCCACATTCACGGCGGGCCGAAAAAGGCTTTTTGAATTAACCGCTATGATCAAAAAGGATTTTCCCGGATTGGCGTGGTCATGCAAGTCCAGGGTGGACCTGATGGATTATGAAGCTGCGCGGCGCATGGCGGGAGCAGGCTGCCATATAGTCTCTTTGGGCATGGAGTCCGGGTCGCAAAAAATGCTGAACGCCATGAACAAAGCCGTTACCGTGGAGCAGTCCGTGCGTGCGGTCCGGGCTTTGAAAAAGGCGGGCGTGCGGTCCCTGGTCTACATCATGTTCGGAGCGCCCGGAGAAACGGACCAGACCGTCAGGCAGACCATGGACCTGCTGGAACGCATCCGCCCGGATTACGCCTTGTTCGCCGGACTTATGCCCGATCCCTTGTCCGCCCTTCTCAGGCGAAAAAGCAGCGAAGGCGTGTTGAGCCAAGAGGATGTCTTTAATTTTTACTACAATAACAGCGCGGCCGGAACTCCGCTGGAAAACGATTCTTTTACGGAAATACCCATGGCAGATATCAACAGGTGGGTCAAAGACGCCTATACCTCCTTTTACGTGAATCCCAGGTACATGGCGTCCAGGCTGTTTGCTTCAAAAAGCCTGCGGGAAATCAAAAACCTCGCCCATGGCGCCATCATGCTGGCCAAAGATGCGCTGTTTCCTCCTGGACCTTAA
- a CDS encoding B12-binding domain-containing radical SAM protein: MKIALIIPESSRIDVLGRFSDTMTPLPNLGLPYIAAILEENGHKILAIDQFAQKINHSQVLSLLRDFKPDLVGFSCLTAAMPSVEAMSALIRTDLPKTKIVLGNVHASVFHDYLIQKGVGDFIVHGEGESIIAQLCEALECGESPEKIAGLSMLRNGEAVYTGPAPQIEDLDKLPFPAWHLFPYHLYECHPLFGVNGVCLPVIASRGCPYSCFFCAQASAFNGVRVRSAQNVVDEMEYLVDRFNAPMSGLADCMYPLTHKMGMDFCRQLIDRKLHKKLCWATEMRVDMAEPELLGIMKEANAIQIAYGVESGNEAMLQRLGKKFKMEDARRAIALTKQAGLSTCGFFVLGFPGETSSSCWDTIRFAKELDLDFAKFNIAVPYPGTPFFDSWWDGKVEDMEYHKYNAWFSPQKGDSLLHVPEDMTQKELLRFQHLAMAAFWIRPSKIFQHFKNGTISPKVMWKGFKAMILSMFDSFFRS, from the coding sequence TTGAAAATTGCTCTTATTATTCCGGAAAGCAGCCGGATAGACGTTTTGGGCCGGTTTTCCGACACCATGACGCCGCTCCCCAACCTGGGTTTGCCTTACATTGCTGCAATCTTGGAGGAAAATGGGCATAAAATCCTGGCAATCGACCAGTTCGCCCAAAAAATCAACCATAGCCAGGTTTTGTCTTTGCTTCGCGACTTCAAGCCTGACTTGGTAGGGTTTTCCTGTTTAACCGCCGCCATGCCGTCTGTTGAGGCCATGAGCGCCCTGATCAGAACAGACCTTCCCAAAACAAAAATCGTGTTGGGCAATGTACATGCATCCGTCTTTCATGACTATTTAATCCAAAAGGGCGTGGGGGATTTCATTGTACATGGCGAGGGCGAATCAATCATCGCCCAACTGTGCGAGGCTTTGGAATGCGGCGAGTCTCCCGAAAAAATCGCAGGACTTAGCATGCTGCGTAACGGAGAGGCGGTTTATACCGGCCCAGCCCCGCAAATTGAGGATCTTGACAAGCTGCCGTTCCCGGCCTGGCATCTTTTTCCTTATCACCTTTATGAATGCCATCCTTTGTTTGGAGTTAACGGCGTCTGCCTGCCGGTCATCGCCTCCCGAGGATGCCCTTATAGCTGCTTTTTCTGCGCCCAGGCTTCCGCCTTCAATGGAGTCCGGGTGCGAAGCGCCCAAAACGTAGTGGATGAAATGGAATATCTGGTCGATAGATTCAATGCGCCCATGTCCGGCCTGGCGGACTGCATGTACCCATTAACCCATAAGATGGGAATGGATTTCTGCAGACAGCTGATTGACCGCAAACTCCATAAAAAACTTTGCTGGGCCACGGAAATGCGGGTGGACATGGCGGAGCCTGAACTTTTGGGGATTATGAAGGAGGCTAACGCCATACAGATTGCCTACGGTGTGGAGTCAGGAAACGAAGCAATGCTGCAACGGTTAGGAAAGAAGTTCAAAATGGAGGACGCGCGCCGGGCTATCGCACTGACAAAACAAGCCGGCCTCTCCACATGCGGATTTTTCGTTCTGGGATTTCCGGGGGAAACGTCTTCATCATGTTGGGACACCATCCGTTTTGCAAAAGAACTGGACCTGGACTTCGCCAAGTTCAACATTGCCGTGCCCTATCCGGGGACTCCATTCTTCGATTCCTGGTGGGACGGCAAGGTGGAAGATATGGAATATCATAAGTACAATGCCTGGTTTTCGCCCCAAAAGGGGGATTCACTGCTTCATGTCCCGGAAGACATGACGCAAAAAGAGTTGCTGAGGTTTCAGCACCTTGCCATGGCTGCGTTCTGGATTCGGCCATCAAAAATCTTCCAACATTTCAAAAACGGAACCATTTCCCCCAAAGTCATGTGGAAGGGTTTCAAGGCCATGATCCTAAGTATGTTTGATTCCTTTTTCCGTTCCTGA